The proteins below come from a single Benincasa hispida cultivar B227 chromosome 4, ASM972705v1, whole genome shotgun sequence genomic window:
- the LOC120075361 gene encoding protein NRT1/ PTR FAMILY 3.1, which produces MEEKVKKQTNTNHVERKKGGLITMPFIFANEICEKIAVVGFNTNMISYLTKQLHMPLTKGANTITNFNGTASLTPLIGAFIADSYVGRFWTITVASILYQIGMITLTTSAVVPGLRPPPCKGGEICEEASGGQLGILYFSLLLTALGSGGIRPCVVSFGADQFDETDPKQGTKTYKYFNWYYFAMGASMLVAVTVLVYVQDNIGWGWGFGIPTIAMFLSILTFVVGYPIYRHLDPSGSPFTRLLQVAVAAFRKRKLHSPYHSNLLYHNHDIDDPISRDGKLLHTKHMRFLDKAAIVTEEDKVKMGREDLEKPNLWKLNTVHRVEELKSVIRMGPIWASGIILITAYSQQYTFSLLQGSTMDRHLTNSFQIPAGSMTVFTLLTMLITVALYDRIFVPIARKFTGLDRGITFLKRMGIGLVISIFATFIAGFVERKRKHVAFTHGLEDHPGSTIPISVFWLVPQYSLHGMAEAFMSIGHLEFFYDQSPESMRSTAMALFWTSISAGNYLSTLLVTLVHKYSAGPNGYNWIRNDNINKGKLENFYWLVTLLQVLNLVYYIVCAKFYTFKPLEVQRKVVDSSKVDELQLVNPV; this is translated from the exons ATGGAGGAGAAGGTCAAGAAACAAACAAATACAAACCATGTTGAAAGGAAGAAAGGTGGCCTTATTACTATGCCATTCATCTTCg CTAATGAGATTTGCGAGAAGATTGCTGTGGTTGGTTTTAATACCAATATGATTAGCTACTTGACGAAGCAGCTTCATATGCCATTAACTAAAGGAGCCAACACCATCACTAATTTCAATGGAACCGCCAGCTTGACGCCGCTCATCGGAGCCTTCATCGCTGACTCTTACGTCGGCCGTTTCTGGACCATCACCGTCGCCTCTATCCTTTACCAAATT GGAATGATAACTCTAACGACATCCGCGGTGGTGCCGGGGCTGAGGCCGCCGCCGTGCAAGGGCGGAGAAATATGCGAAGAAGCCAGCGGAGGACAATTAGGAATACTATACTTCTCTCTGCTGTTAACGGCGCTGGGGTCCGGGGGAATCCGGCCGTGCGTGGTGTCGTTCGGGGCGGACCAGTTCGACGAAACGGATCCAAAGCAAGGGACAAAGACATACAAATACTTCAACTGGTATTATTTCGCGATGGGAGCGTCGATGCTGGTGGCGGTGACGGTGCTTGTGTACGTGCAAGACAACATTGGTTGGGGATGGGGATTTGGAATTCCCACAATCGCCATGTTCCTCTCCATTCTCACCTTTGTTGTCGGGTACCCCATTTACAGGCACTTGGATCCTTCGGGTAGCCCCTTTACCCGCCTTCTACAGGTGGCTGTTGCTGCTTTTAGGAAGAGGAAGCTCCATTCTCCCTATCATTCTAACTTGCTTTATCATAATCATGACATTGATGACCCTATTTCTCGAGATGGCAAGCTTCTCCATACTAAACATATGAG ATTTCTAGACAAGGCAGCCATAGTGACAGAAGAAGATAAGGTGAAAATGGGCCGTGAAGACTTAGAAAAGCCCAATCTATGGAAACTAAACACAGTCCATCGAGTAGAAGAGCTAAAATCCGTAATCAGAATGGGCCCAATTTGGGCCTCAGGAATCATCCTAATCACAGCTTATTCTCAACAATACACATTCTCACTCCTTCAAGGTTCAACAATGGACAGACATTTAACAAACTCCTTCCAAATCCCAGCCGGTTCCATGACCGTCTTCACCCTTCTCACAATGCTCATCACCGTTGCCTTATACGACCGCATCTTCGTCCCCATCGCCCGTAAATTCACCGGCCTCGACCGCGGTATCACCTTCCTCAAACGCATGGGCATTGGCCTCGTCATCTCCATCTTCGCCACATTCATAGCCGGCTTCGTCGAGCGAAAGCGCAAGCATGTCGCCTTCACTCACGGCCTCGAAGATCACCCGGGTTCCACCATCCCCATCTCCGTCTTCTGGCTCGTCCCGCAGTATAGCTTGCACGGGATGGCGGAGGCGTTCATGTCGATTGGGCATCTTGAATTCTTCTATGATCAGAGTCCTGAGAGCATGAGGAGCACTGCCATGGCTTTGTTTTGGACATCAATTTCGGCTGGGAATTATTTGAGTACTTTGTTGGTTACGTTGGTTCATAAGTACAGTGCAGGGCCTAATGGGTATAATTGGATTAGGAATGATAATATTAATAAGGGGAAGTTGGAAAATTTCTATTGGTTGGTTACTCTTTTGCAGGTTCTCAACCTTGTTTATTATATTGTTTGTGCAAAGTTTTATACTTTTAAGCCTTTGGAGGTTCAGAGGAAAGTTGTGGATAGCTCTAAGGTGGATGAACTTCAACTTGTGAACCCTGTCTAG